The sequence below is a genomic window from Oligoflexia bacterium.
TCCGACTGGGGATGCTATTCTTGCCTCACGCAAAACTTTTGAAAAAGTAAATTTTAATCATGTTGCCTTATTTATTTCTGACTGTGAATTAATCCATGCCGTTGACCCTGGAGGTGTTGAGCGCATTAGTTTAATGGATCTGTTAAGTTCAGGACAAAACATACACGTGATGCGGATTAAAACCTTAAGCCAAGATGAAAAAAATAGGGTGATCAACAAAGCTTTGGCACAATTGGGAAAACCGTATGACTTGGCTTTTTGTGGAGCAACAGACGCCTTTTACTGCAGCAGCTTTATCCAGTTTTTATTTCCGCAATACTTTGATCTGCAGCCCATGACCTTTAAGGATAAACAAACACAAATGTTTCATCCGTATTGGCTTGAGCATTTTAAGAAAATTGGCCAGGCTATTCCTGAAGGCGCTTTAGGCACGCATCCCATGGGTTTATTTCATTCTGAATATTTATCTGAGGTTTCTTAACACCTTATAATCCATAACG
It includes:
- a CDS encoding YiiX/YebB-like N1pC/P60 family cysteine hydrolase, giving the protein MDCFFQAADLLFQKRLSPTGDAILASRKTFEKVNFNHVALFISDCELIHAVDPGGVERISLMDLLSSGQNIHVMRIKTLSQDEKNRVINKALAQLGKPYDLAFCGATDAFYCSSFIQFLFPQYFDLQPMTFKDKQTQMFHPYWLEHFKKIGQAIPEGALGTHPMGLFHSEYLSEVS